A single region of the Betta splendens chromosome 12, fBetSpl5.4, whole genome shotgun sequence genome encodes:
- the LOC114867246 gene encoding E3 ubiquitin/ISG15 ligase TRIM25-like yields MAQQGIQLDQDKLCCSVCLDLLKDPVTIPCGHSYCLSCIRTYWDAVGHSWLGKSCPQCRQKFTPRPALVKNTLLANLVEDLRRTGLQAAPAALCYATHQDVACDSCTGRKLKATKSCLQCLVSYCDQHLQPHYESPAFEKHQLVDPCEKLQENICTRHNEVMKVFCRTDQQCICYLCSMDEHKGHDTVSAAAERTEKQKELSKNQQTIQQKIKDREGDIKKLQQEVETINQSADEAERSSEKIFKRLIQLVQDKCSDVKQQIRSQQTSLVNRLKESQKKLEEELAEMKSREAELQQLLHTHDPIQFLHHCPVLLNPMDSTDPHSISIQSVSYFDHVLAAVAAATDKIQHVLNEEWTKVSLLEVKQEALKPRAEARIRSEFLQCSQQMTLDPNTAHNQLLLSEGNRKATVMTKKLVYPHHPDRFIEHQQVLGAESLTGCHYWEVLMDQNMSGATVAVTYKNISRTKSENEFGYNNSSWALIFNSPLKIMHNSSILFTSGLPSFRIGVFLNHGAGTLCFYRVSDTMTLLHRVQTTFTEPLYAGLGVYGSDKSVELCELK; encoded by the coding sequence TCCGTTTGTCTGGATCTATTAAAGGATCCAGTCACTATTCCCTGTGGACACAGTTACTGTTTGAGCTGCATCAGAACCTACTGGGACGCAGTGGGTCACAGCTGGCTAGGAAAGAGCTGTCCTCAGTGCAGACAGAAGTTTACACCGAGACCTGCTCTGGTGAAAAACACCCTGTTGGCAAATTTAGTGGAGGATCTGAGGAGGACTGgactccaggctgctccagctgctctctgctatGCCACACATCAAGACGTGGCCTGTGATTCCTGCACTGGTAGGAAGCTGAAAGCCACCAAGTCCTGTCTCCAGTGTCTGGTGTCGTACTGTGACCAACACCTCCAGCCTCACTATGAGTCTCCAGCCTTTGAGAAGCACCAGCTGGTCGACCCGTGTGAGAAGCTTCAGGAGAACATCTGTACACGTCACAACGAGGTGATGAAGGTTTTCTGCCGCACTGATCAGCAGTGTATCTGTTACCTCTGCTCCATGGATGAACATAAAGGCCACGACAccgtctcagctgcagcagagaggactgagaagcagaaggagctcaGCAAGAACCAGCAAACAATTCAGCAGAAGATcaaggacagagaaggagacatcaagaagctgcagcaggaggtggagaccaTCAATCAATCCGCTGATGAAGCAGAACGCAGCAGTGAGAAGATCTTCAAACGTCTGATCCAACTAGTTCAGGACAAATGCTcagatgtgaagcagcagatcaggtCCCAGCAGACAAGTCTGGTGAACAGACTGAAAGAATCTCAAAAGAAGCTGGAAGAGGAGCTCGCtgagatgaagagcagagaagctgagctgcagcagctcttacACACACATGACCCCATCCAGTTTCTGCACCACTGCCCTGTGCTGCTGAATCCCATGGACTCCACTGACcctcacagcatcagcatccagtCTGTGAGCTACTTTGACCACGTGttagcagctgtggcagcagccacagataaaATACAGCACGTCCTCAATGAGGAATGGACCAAAGTCTCACTTCTGGAGGTTAAACAGGAAGCTTTAAAGCCACGAGCAGAAGCCAGAATCCGGTCTGAATTTCTCCAGTGTTCACAACAAATGACGCTGGATCCAAACACGGCACACAATCAGCTGTTGTTAtctgaaggaaacagaaaagcaacagtgatgacaaagaaGCTGGTTTATCCTCATCACCCAGACAGATTCATTGAACATCAGCAGGTCCTGGGAGCAGAAAGCCTGACAGGATGCCATTACTGGGAGGTTCTGATGGATCAGAACATGTCCGGAGCAACAGTCGCTGTTACATACAAGAACATTAGTAGAacaaaaagtgaaaatgaattTGGATACAACAACAGCTCTTGGGCTTTAATCTTTAACAGTCCATTAAAAATCATGCACAACAGTAGCATTCTGTTCACCTCAGGCCTCCCCTCTTTCAGAATAGGAGTGTTTCTGAATCATGGTGCAGGGACTCTGTGCTTCTACCGCGTCTCTGACACCATgactctcctccacagagtccagaccaCGTTCACTGAGCCTCTCTACGCTGGTCTCGGTGTTTATGGGTCTGACAAGTCTGTTGAACTGTGTGAGCTCAAGTAG